The following proteins come from a genomic window of Nitrospirota bacterium:
- a CDS encoding potassium channel protein: MRGLRKRLIFALIFITCVVIAGSAGYMLIEGWSCLDSLYMTIITIASVGYKEIHDLSPNGRIFTIILIISGVGSVTYALTTIAKIVVEGEIQEIFGRKRLGKKIKELKDHYIVCGYGRMGRIICRELKEKDINFVVIEKEPDTFESGEETLILKGDATKDENLKEAGIEKAKGLISVLPTDAENLFVVLSARELNPKLFVVARAGEEGSEQKLLRAGADRVVSPYHIGGLRIAHTVLKPAVVDFIEFATKSGNIDLQMEEITVQNNSKLAGLTLDECGIGRDLGIIVVAIKNASGDMKFNPTFRTAIKAGDTLIALGEIPKLKTLEDMATAKG; this comes from the coding sequence TTGAGAGGGCTTAGAAAAAGGCTGATATTCGCTCTGATATTTATAACCTGTGTGGTGATTGCCGGTTCTGCAGGATATATGCTCATAGAAGGGTGGAGCTGCCTTGATTCTCTTTACATGACAATTATAACCATTGCAAGCGTCGGCTACAAGGAAATCCATGACCTCTCGCCTAATGGAAGAATTTTTACTATTATCCTTATAATAAGCGGTGTAGGCAGTGTGACTTACGCTCTTACCACAATCGCAAAGATTGTAGTAGAGGGTGAAATCCAGGAAATATTCGGGAGGAAAAGATTGGGAAAAAAAATTAAAGAATTAAAAGACCATTACATTGTCTGCGGCTACGGAAGAATGGGCAGGATAATCTGCAGGGAACTGAAAGAGAAGGACATAAATTTTGTTGTGATTGAAAAAGAGCCCGACACATTTGAAAGCGGAGAAGAGACCCTTATACTCAAAGGAGATGCAACAAAGGATGAGAATTTAAAAGAGGCTGGAATAGAAAAGGCAAAGGGGCTTATATCTGTTCTGCCGACCGACGCTGAAAACCTTTTTGTGGTTCTTAGCGCCAGAGAATTAAACCCTAAACTCTTTGTCGTTGCACGGGCAGGGGAGGAAGGCTCAGAGCAGAAATTGCTCAGGGCAGGCGCTGACAGGGTTGTTTCGCCGTATCATATCGGAGGACTCAGGATAGCGCATACGGTGTTAAAGCCTGCTGTTGTAGATTTTATAGAATTCGCAACAAAAAGCGGCAACATTGACCTTCAGATGGAGGAAATAACAGTCCAGAACAACTCTAAACTGGCAGGGCTGACGCTTGATGAATGCGGTATCGGCAGGGATTTGGGCATCATAGTTGTGGCGATTAAAAATGCAAGCGGCGATATGAAGTTCAATCCAACTTTCAGGACTGCCATTAAAGCCGGCGATACTTTGATAGCCCTTGGTGAAATACCGAAACTTAAAACACTCGAAGACATGGCAACGGCTAAGGGATAG
- a CDS encoding rubrerythrin, whose protein sequence is MMSSIPVDIGKVTKSDVVKEILRVGMIAELDAISLYEQLAAMTDRADIKKVFLDIAREEKTHVGEFQELLLREDKEQVAELKKGKEEVEELTGK, encoded by the coding sequence ATGATGTCAAGCATACCGGTAGATATCGGTAAGGTTACAAAGAGCGATGTGGTTAAGGAAATACTGCGCGTGGGAATGATAGCAGAGCTGGACGCAATCAGCCTTTACGAACAGCTTGCCGCAATGACAGACAGGGCTGATATTAAAAAGGTTTTTCTTGATATTGCACGGGAAGAAAAAACCCATGTGGGCGAATTTCAGGAATTGCTTTTGCGTGAAGACAAAGAGCAGGTTGCAGAGCTGAAAAAAGGGAAGGAAGAGGTTGAGGAGCTGACAGGGAAGTAA
- a CDS encoding alanine--glyoxylate aminotransferase family protein yields MLKRYLLAPGPTPVPSEALLAMAMPIIHHRSPDFIPVLDAAKNGLKWLYQTKNDVLILCSTGTGGMVGAVNNFFSPGDKVLTVNGGKFGERWTKICKAYGLQAEEIIVEWGYAVKPETIEAKLKNDPSIKGVFVQASETSTGVYHDIEALAKVVKKYENTILIVDAISAIVAHDLRMDEWGIDVMIGGSQKGVMLPPGLAFVGISEKAWKFSEKSKCPRFYFNFKKERENLAKNQTNFTSPVTLIIGLNESIKLLRAEGLENVFKRHERLANATRAAVKALGLELYPKESPSNSVTAVCAPAGIDGQEIYKNLREKYGITAAGGQDHVKGKIFRIAHLGYADTFDVITAIAGVEMVLKGMGHPVKLGAGVAAAEELLMK; encoded by the coding sequence ATGTTAAAACGTTACCTGTTAGCGCCGGGGCCTACCCCTGTGCCTTCAGAGGCATTGCTTGCCATGGCAATGCCGATTATACATCACCGTTCGCCTGATTTCATCCCTGTGCTTGATGCCGCAAAAAATGGCCTGAAGTGGCTTTACCAGACAAAAAACGATGTGCTTATCCTATGCTCCACAGGAACAGGCGGCATGGTAGGCGCTGTTAATAATTTTTTCAGCCCCGGAGACAAGGTTCTTACTGTAAACGGCGGTAAATTCGGCGAGCGATGGACCAAGATATGCAAGGCATACGGGCTTCAGGCAGAAGAGATTATTGTTGAGTGGGGATATGCGGTAAAACCTGAGACTATCGAGGCAAAATTAAAAAATGACCCGTCCATCAAAGGAGTGTTTGTACAGGCATCAGAAACATCAACAGGTGTTTATCATGATATAGAGGCGCTTGCCAAGGTTGTAAAAAAATATGAAAACACAATCCTTATTGTTGACGCCATATCAGCAATTGTGGCCCATGACCTCAGGATGGACGAATGGGGGATAGATGTAATGATAGGCGGCTCGCAGAAGGGCGTGATGCTTCCGCCGGGGCTTGCATTCGTAGGCATAAGTGAAAAGGCATGGAAGTTCTCGGAAAAATCAAAATGCCCGAGATTCTATTTTAATTTTAAAAAAGAGCGGGAAAATCTCGCAAAGAACCAGACAAACTTTACATCTCCGGTTACTCTGATTATAGGATTAAACGAAAGCATTAAACTGCTCCGGGCAGAAGGGCTTGAGAATGTATTCAAGCGGCATGAAAGGCTTGCAAATGCTACAAGGGCGGCTGTTAAGGCGCTGGGACTTGAACTTTATCCCAAGGAATCTCCGAGCAATTCAGTGACTGCGGTATGCGCTCCGGCAGGCATTGACGGACAGGAGATTTATAAGAACCTAAGAGAGAAATACGGGATAACGGCAGCAGGCGGACAGGACCATGTCAAGGGAAAGATATTCAGGATTGCTCATCTCGGCTATGCCGACACCTTTGATGTGATTACTGCGATTGCAGGCGTGGAAATGGTGTTGAAAGGAATGGGGCATCCGGTAAAACTCGGAGCGGGCGTTGCCGCGGCAGAAGAACTGCTGATGAAGTAA
- a CDS encoding histidine triad nucleotide-binding protein, whose amino-acid sequence MECIFCKIINKTIPAKIIYEDEYVLAFEDINPQAPVHTLVIPKKHISTNLDINKEDNGLLGHLFQVANKLARDKGIAERGFRLVMNCNPESGQTVFHIHLHILGGRQMRWPPG is encoded by the coding sequence ATGGAATGTATATTCTGCAAGATTATAAATAAGACAATACCCGCAAAAATAATTTACGAGGATGAGTATGTCTTAGCCTTTGAGGACATTAATCCTCAGGCGCCTGTGCATACCTTAGTCATACCGAAAAAACACATCTCAACCAATCTTGATATTAATAAGGAAGATAACGGACTATTAGGCCATTTGTTTCAGGTTGCAAATAAGCTTGCAAGGGATAAGGGCATTGCTGAAAGGGGTTTCAGGCTTGTCATGAACTGCAATCCCGAATCAGGACAGACCGTATTTCATATCCACCTTCATATTCTCGGCGGAAGGCAGATGCGCTGGCCTCCCGGGTAA
- a CDS encoding HD domain-containing protein — protein sequence MAGLKLLCPVYTLDNKLLLPAGSVLSEETLNALVSSNRYPDYQECSLIGYGSIKEDMLQFLTEPPYDVIFAGEKEISAILKVTEKIKLILPLLQSLDYFKQHDPYTYRHILMVFALSTLISKDFLSDHEDRLKGIASGPTHDIGKICTPLNILRKTKPVTQAELNNLKHHSIAGYVLLSYYLRDTGHLFARVARDHHEKKDGSGFRPG from the coding sequence ATGGCTGGCTTAAAACTTCTTTGTCCTGTTTACACCCTTGACAATAAGTTGCTGCTTCCTGCAGGCAGTGTGCTGTCAGAAGAGACATTAAATGCTCTTGTCTCTTCAAATAGGTACCCTGATTATCAGGAGTGTTCACTCATAGGGTACGGCTCAATTAAAGAAGATATGCTCCAGTTTCTAACAGAGCCTCCTTATGATGTGATTTTTGCGGGTGAAAAAGAGATTAGCGCTATCCTGAAAGTCACGGAGAAGATTAAGCTTATTCTTCCCCTCTTGCAATCTCTGGATTATTTCAAGCAGCATGACCCCTATACCTATCGGCACATTTTAATGGTATTCGCCCTCTCAACGCTTATATCAAAGGATTTCCTGTCCGACCATGAGGATCGGCTCAAGGGGATTGCATCAGGGCCAACCCACGACATCGGCAAAATCTGCACCCCGCTAAATATTCTTAGAAAGACAAAACCTGTTACCCAAGCTGAATTAAACAATCTGAAACATCATTCAATCGCCGGTTATGTGCTGCTCAGCTATTATCTCAGAGATACGGGGCATCTTTTTGCCAGAGTGGCAAGAGATCACCATGAAAAAAAAGACGGATCGGGTTTCCGGCCGGGATAA
- a CDS encoding glutaredoxin family protein produces MNPHIKIYTLSTCGHCKATKRLLDECSIKYEFADVDLLSGVERQAIIEEVKRFNPDCSFPTIIIGDKVIIGFKEQEIRKALGL; encoded by the coding sequence ATGAACCCCCATATCAAGATTTATACCCTGAGCACCTGCGGCCACTGCAAAGCAACAAAGAGGCTTCTTGACGAATGTTCAATAAAATACGAATTTGCAGATGTTGACCTCCTGAGCGGCGTTGAGCGTCAGGCTATTATCGAAGAAGTGAAGCGTTTTAATCCTGACTGTTCTTTCCCTACGATTATCATTGGAGATAAGGTCATAATAGGATTTAAAGAGCAGGAAATCAGGAAGGCGCTGGGACTCTGA
- a CDS encoding ferredoxin:thioredoxin reductase translates to MDAQQLYEMLKKLQEPLGYFFNKDREAAFDLLKGLLINKGRYGYMSCPCRLASGDYEKDKDIICPCVYREPDVIEYGSCYCNLYVSKDWNEDNIARTYVPERRRKGQAVS, encoded by the coding sequence ATGGATGCGCAGCAGCTCTATGAAATGCTGAAAAAGCTGCAGGAGCCTCTCGGTTATTTCTTCAATAAGGATAGGGAGGCAGCCTTTGACCTTCTTAAAGGCCTGCTCATAAATAAAGGCCGTTACGGCTATATGTCATGCCCTTGCAGGCTGGCATCAGGTGATTATGAAAAAGACAAAGACATCATCTGCCCGTGCGTATACCGCGAGCCTGATGTAATAGAATACGGAAGCTGTTACTGCAATCTCTATGTTTCAAAAGACTGGAACGAAGACAATATTGCCCGCACGTATGTTCCTGAAAGAAGGCGTAAGGGGCAGGCTGTTTCTTAA
- a CDS encoding replication-associated recombination protein A encodes MSLFNQHENIKDPLAYRMAPKTLDEYAGQEHIIGKGKLLRRAIEADRITSLILYGPPGTGKTALAQVIANKTNARFEWLNAATVGLDELRRVIKKARDEKKAGTRTILFLDEIHRFNKLQQDALLPDVEEGNITLIAATVENPFFYVNSALLSRSQVFELKPLLTEDILKILNRALTDKERGVGNLNISPEKGSLDHIAKMADGDARKALSALEIAALTTQPGENGKMIITKEIAEESIQKKAIVYDKKGGQHYDTISAFIKSMRGSDPDAAIYYLAKMLYAGEDPRFIARRVVICAAEDVGLKDPMALVLAIAALKAVEFVGMPEARIPLAEAVIYIANAPKGNSAYMAIEEAMKDIAEEETMEVPGHLKGSNYSGAKKLGHGTGYKYPHDYPEGKIEQEYLKKKKKYYKP; translated from the coding sequence ATGAGCCTCTTTAATCAACATGAAAATATAAAAGACCCTCTTGCATACAGGATGGCTCCGAAGACATTGGATGAGTACGCGGGGCAAGAGCATATCATTGGAAAGGGAAAACTCCTGAGAAGGGCAATAGAGGCTGACAGGATAACATCACTTATTCTTTACGGCCCGCCCGGCACAGGCAAAACAGCTCTGGCGCAGGTTATTGCCAATAAGACAAATGCCCGATTTGAGTGGCTGAATGCAGCGACAGTCGGGCTTGATGAGCTGAGACGGGTTATCAAAAAGGCAAGGGACGAAAAAAAGGCAGGCACAAGGACCATACTTTTTCTTGATGAGATTCACAGATTCAACAAGCTCCAGCAGGATGCGCTTCTCCCTGATGTGGAAGAAGGGAATATCACACTCATAGCGGCAACAGTAGAAAACCCGTTCTTCTATGTAAACTCTGCCCTTCTTTCAAGGAGCCAGGTGTTTGAGCTGAAACCCCTTTTAACAGAAGATATTCTTAAAATCCTGAACCGTGCATTGACAGATAAGGAAAGAGGCGTTGGGAATTTAAACATCTCTCCTGAGAAAGGAAGCCTCGATCATATCGCAAAAATGGCAGACGGAGATGCAAGAAAGGCGCTCTCAGCGCTTGAGATAGCTGCCCTCACAACACAGCCCGGTGAAAACGGAAAGATGATAATCACAAAAGAGATTGCAGAGGAATCCATCCAGAAAAAGGCGATAGTGTATGACAAAAAAGGCGGCCAGCACTATGACACAATATCTGCATTCATAAAAAGCATGAGAGGCTCTGACCCTGATGCGGCGATATATTACCTTGCAAAGATGCTCTATGCAGGCGAAGACCCGCGCTTTATAGCCAGGCGCGTAGTCATCTGCGCTGCGGAAGATGTAGGGCTTAAAGATCCGATGGCATTGGTTCTTGCAATAGCGGCATTAAAGGCAGTTGAGTTTGTAGGAATGCCTGAGGCGCGCATCCCCTTGGCAGAGGCGGTTATCTACATAGCCAATGCGCCCAAAGGCAATTCCGCTTACATGGCAATAGAGGAGGCGATGAAAGACATCGCAGAGGAAGAGACAATGGAAGTCCCCGGCCATTTAAAAGGCAGTAATTATTCCGGCGCAAAGAAACTCGGGCATGGGACAGGATATAAATATCCCCATGATTATCCTGAAGGCAAAATCGAGCAGGAATATCTGAAGAAGAAAAAGAAATACTACAAGCCTTAA
- a CDS encoding Fe-S oxidoreductase, with protein MLKTNILLVEPNFPIPAKSKNHCNFLPIGLLKIAAYHRKQGDKVELHRGNYQAKSYPDEIKVTSLFTYWSAHVWDSVNFYRTLYPKARIQVGGIYASLMPEHAKQSGCDDVQVGLYRNGIAEKYEPAYDMIDVDYQIVHASRGCFRKCNFCGTWKIEPWVTYKTSIKNEIKKKRLVFYDNNLIANPHIKTILSEIAEYKLPDKSKVHCESQSGLDGRLLIKDPEIAFFLKKARFLHPRIAWDGPYSLWPKIKEQIQVLKNAGYSTNDIFIFMLFNHNFSYEEMRLKLEACRRWRVRVIDCRFRPLDSITDGYKPRAKDQSSEEYYIHKGWTDKQVRTFRRAVRRQNIAVLLNLPNGRYIDGVEKEYIPT; from the coding sequence TTGTTGAAGACCAACATTCTTCTTGTCGAGCCGAATTTCCCTATCCCAGCCAAGAGCAAGAATCACTGCAATTTTTTACCTATTGGCCTTTTAAAAATTGCTGCTTATCACAGGAAACAAGGAGACAAAGTCGAGTTGCACAGAGGCAATTATCAAGCAAAGTCATATCCTGATGAAATAAAGGTTACGTCTCTGTTTACCTATTGGTCAGCGCATGTATGGGATAGCGTTAATTTCTACAGAACTTTATATCCAAAGGCAAGAATTCAAGTGGGTGGCATATATGCTTCTTTAATGCCTGAACATGCCAAGCAGTCTGGATGCGATGACGTACAGGTTGGGCTTTATCGAAACGGTATAGCAGAGAAATATGAACCAGCTTACGATATGATAGATGTTGATTATCAGATAGTACATGCTTCACGAGGGTGCTTCAGGAAATGTAATTTTTGCGGCACATGGAAAATAGAACCATGGGTCACTTATAAAACATCTATCAAAAATGAAATCAAAAAGAAGAGGCTTGTTTTTTATGACAACAACTTGATAGCAAACCCTCACATCAAAACCATTCTTTCGGAAATCGCCGAATATAAATTACCTGATAAGAGTAAAGTTCATTGTGAGAGTCAAAGCGGATTGGATGGCAGGCTCCTTATCAAAGACCCTGAAATTGCTTTTTTTTTAAAAAAAGCGCGTTTTCTTCATCCCCGCATAGCATGGGATGGCCCATACAGTCTTTGGCCTAAAATTAAAGAACAAATTCAGGTCTTAAAAAATGCAGGCTATTCTACTAATGACATTTTTATCTTTATGCTTTTTAATCATAACTTTTCGTATGAAGAAATGCGGTTAAAACTTGAGGCTTGTAGGAGATGGCGTGTCAGAGTAATCGATTGTCGATTCAGACCGTTAGATAGTATCACTGATGGCTATAAACCTCGGGCTAAAGACCAATCAAGTGAAGAATATTATATTCACAAGGGTTGGACTGACAAACAAGTCAGAACTTTTAGACGAGCTGTCAGAAGACAGAATATTGCAGTCCTTTTGAACCTGCCAAATGGTAGATATATTGATGGCGTAGAAAAAGAATATATCCCTACCTAA
- a CDS encoding ATP-binding protein: MALRITKHDIGAEVISILTKGIYPDPRDALREYIQNGVDANAQNIEIKIRTDSIAIEDDGFGMDKETLEKAIRVGISDKNPSVDVGFRGIGIYSSFHLCKRLDIYSKPKNNSSAPSLLSFDFHSMRNKLNDQQSARLAGKITNDNLIDLQSLLQDNITLSKLEGSDYKKIGTRIEMVGLEPIFFKSLSKFEEVADYLQQVVPLHFNSDKFRWANKIEDRITTICKQHNAEFKLINLTLQVHGRIEKLYRPYADEQFKGYPNEPFFKEVKNKEIFFGVTWGCLNPARKKIGEKALRGFLIKKQGFAIGDRADVGKYFGRTTFFDRYIGEVIVVHRDLLPNAARSDFEISPLSSLFYEGLNNVASYYNNKANEYQEYTKGDEQLDTAIEKLKELYANVGYFAEHPEHLVDMIVEIRTYYDQIKGRLNRKAIRSDRINDAESFVKSARTLEKKIQELINQKRQKTKILKFKKLPEIAMLDEIKKLPSTRKSVKEKEPENLLEVFESLDLPMNDQLRTVLELIDERYIQGTSVNKEDYIDNLKKLQSEIEDLFSEE, encoded by the coding sequence ATGGCTCTAAGAATTACAAAACATGATATTGGGGCAGAAGTTATATCTATCCTAACAAAAGGTATATACCCGGACCCCCGTGATGCTCTTCGTGAGTATATTCAAAATGGTGTTGACGCTAACGCTCAGAATATTGAGATAAAGATAAGAACAGATTCCATTGCGATCGAAGATGATGGCTTTGGTATGGATAAAGAAACTTTAGAAAAGGCTATTCGAGTTGGTATTTCTGATAAAAATCCTTCCGTAGATGTCGGATTTAGGGGTATTGGCATTTACAGCTCATTTCATCTATGTAAGCGACTTGATATTTATTCAAAACCTAAGAACAATTCATCAGCACCATCTCTTTTATCTTTTGATTTTCATTCTATGAGAAATAAATTAAACGACCAACAATCTGCTCGTTTAGCTGGCAAAATAACTAATGACAACCTGATAGACTTACAATCTTTACTTCAAGATAATATCACTCTATCTAAATTGGAGGGATCTGATTATAAAAAAATAGGAACACGTATTGAAATGGTCGGGCTTGAGCCAATTTTTTTTAAATCACTTTCAAAATTCGAGGAGGTTGCCGATTATCTTCAACAAGTTGTTCCCCTTCATTTCAATAGTGATAAATTTAGATGGGCAAATAAAATTGAGGACAGAATAACTACAATATGTAAGCAGCATAACGCGGAATTTAAATTAATTAATTTAACCCTACAGGTTCATGGTAGAATCGAAAAGCTATACAGACCGTACGCAGATGAGCAATTTAAGGGATATCCTAATGAGCCTTTTTTCAAGGAAGTTAAAAATAAAGAAATTTTTTTCGGCGTAACGTGGGGTTGTCTTAATCCAGCAAGGAAAAAAATTGGAGAGAAAGCTTTACGGGGCTTCTTAATAAAAAAACAGGGGTTTGCAATTGGTGATAGAGCAGACGTTGGTAAATATTTTGGCAGAACTACTTTTTTTGACCGCTATATAGGAGAAGTTATCGTCGTACATCGTGATTTATTACCCAATGCTGCCAGAAGTGATTTTGAAATTTCTCCATTAAGCTCCCTTTTTTACGAAGGCTTAAACAATGTGGCGAGTTATTACAACAATAAAGCAAATGAATATCAAGAGTACACTAAAGGCGACGAGCAGTTAGATACCGCTATTGAAAAGCTGAAAGAACTATATGCGAATGTTGGATATTTTGCAGAACATCCAGAGCATTTGGTGGATATGATTGTTGAAATAAGAACGTATTATGATCAAATTAAAGGAAGATTAAACAGAAAAGCCATTAGGTCGGATAGGATAAACGACGCTGAAAGTTTTGTTAAGAGCGCGCGGACGCTTGAAAAGAAGATACAGGAATTAATAAATCAGAAAAGACAAAAAACAAAGATATTAAAATTCAAAAAATTACCAGAAATAGCTATGTTAGATGAGATTAAAAAACTGCCATCCACAAGAAAATCAGTCAAAGAAAAGGAACCGGAGAATTTACTCGAAGTGTTTGAATCTCTCGACTTACCAATGAATGATCAATTAAGAACAGTGCTTGAATTAATTGATGAAAGATATATACAAGGAACTTCTGTAAATAAAGAAGACTATATAGATAATTTAAAGAAATTGCAGTCAGAAATAGAGGATTTATTTAGCGAAGAATAA
- the greB gene encoding transcription elongation factor GreB has translation MKKPSQSKTKIAPYITPQGQKRLSGELSYLWKVKRPQVTRAVAEAAAMGDRSENAEYIYGKKQLRQIDSRIRFLAKRLSELIVVDRIPKDTSKVFFGAWVEIEDTDGNVNRYRIVGPDEFDPEKDFISIDSPMAQALLNRTEGDEVVVRRPNGNAVFVVTSIRYHSAKKSKSSKVQ, from the coding sequence ATGAAAAAGCCATCTCAGAGTAAAACAAAAATCGCACCATATATTACACCTCAGGGGCAAAAGCGTTTAAGCGGGGAGCTGTCATATCTGTGGAAGGTTAAGCGTCCACAGGTTACCCGGGCTGTTGCTGAAGCTGCTGCCATGGGGGATCGTTCTGAGAATGCAGAGTATATTTATGGTAAAAAACAGTTAAGGCAGATTGATTCCCGTATCCGTTTTCTTGCAAAGAGATTGAGCGAGTTGATTGTAGTGGACAGGATACCAAAAGACACTTCAAAGGTATTTTTTGGCGCATGGGTTGAAATTGAGGATACAGACGGGAACGTGAACCGGTATCGTATTGTAGGCCCTGATGAATTTGATCCTGAGAAGGATTTTATAAGTATTGATTCACCTATGGCCCAAGCATTGTTAAACAGGACAGAGGGAGACGAAGTTGTTGTGAGAAGGCCTAATGGTAATGCTGTTTTTGTTGTGACATCCATACGTTACCATAGCGCCAAAAAGAGCAAAAGTTCAAAAGTGCAATAG
- the rpsB gene encoding 30S ribosomal protein S2 encodes MVATMKELLEAGVHFGHQVKRWNPKMKKYIFGERNGIYIIDLQKTMKGLEDAYNFVKKVAAGNGTVLFVGTKKQAQDAVYEEAKRAGVFFVNQRWLGGMLTNFLTIKKSIERLKQIEAMKADGTYDLLPKKEVAELEKERGKLEKNLSGIKEMTSIPSAVFVIDPKKERIAVAEARKLSIPVVGVVDTNCDPDEIDHVIPGNDDAIRAIKLLSAKMADAMLEGRETLSKSRAEETEKAAVEEKVHQEEQAEAEVKDTK; translated from the coding sequence ATGGTAGCAACAATGAAAGAACTTCTTGAAGCCGGTGTCCATTTCGGGCATCAGGTGAAGCGTTGGAACCCCAAGATGAAAAAATATATCTTCGGGGAGAGGAACGGCATCTACATCATTGACCTTCAGAAAACTATGAAGGGGCTTGAGGATGCGTATAATTTTGTTAAAAAGGTTGCCGCCGGCAACGGAACCGTTCTTTTCGTCGGCACAAAGAAACAGGCGCAGGATGCTGTATACGAAGAGGCAAAGAGGGCAGGGGTTTTCTTTGTAAATCAGCGGTGGCTCGGCGGTATGCTCACCAATTTTTTAACAATAAAAAAGAGCATAGAAAGACTAAAGCAGATAGAGGCCATGAAGGCAGACGGCACATATGATCTTCTTCCCAAGAAGGAGGTCGCTGAACTTGAAAAGGAGCGAGGCAAACTTGAAAAAAACCTCAGCGGCATAAAAGAGATGACGAGTATCCCTTCTGCCGTATTTGTTATAGACCCCAAAAAAGAGCGCATTGCCGTAGCAGAAGCGAGAAAGCTTTCCATCCCGGTAGTCGGTGTTGTTGACACAAACTGTGATCCTGATGAGATTGACCATGTTATCCCCGGCAATGATGATGCTATCAGGGCAATAAAACTTCTATCTGCGAAAATGGCAGACGCAATGCTTGAAGGCAGGGAGACATTGTCAAAGAGCAGGGCTGAAGAAACAGAAAAAGCTGCGGTAGAGGAAAAAGTGCATCAGGAGGAGCAGGCTGAAGCAGAGGTGAAGGATACAAAATGA
- the tsf gene encoding translation elongation factor Ts — protein sequence MTTISADRVKELREKTGAGMMECKKALTESKDDFEKAIDCLRQKGLATAAKKAIRSASEGLVSSYIHMDKIGVLLEVNCETDFVAKTDDFKGLVKDIALHIAAANPSYLSHEDVPQDIIEREKDIYKAQVANKPPQVVAKIVEGKLDKFFGDMCLLEQAFVKDPEQKLKIKDIVTEKIAKLGENIVIRRFVRFQLGEKQ from the coding sequence ATGACGACTATTTCAGCCGACAGGGTAAAAGAACTAAGGGAGAAAACAGGCGCAGGCATGATGGAGTGCAAAAAGGCGCTTACCGAAAGCAAGGATGATTTTGAGAAAGCAATAGATTGTCTCAGACAGAAAGGCCTTGCCACTGCTGCAAAAAAAGCTATCAGGAGCGCATCAGAAGGGCTTGTTAGTTCATATATACATATGGACAAAATAGGCGTTCTTCTGGAGGTAAACTGCGAGACGGATTTTGTTGCGAAAACAGATGATTTCAAGGGGCTTGTTAAGGATATTGCCCTGCATATAGCCGCTGCAAATCCTTCTTACCTCTCACATGAAGATGTGCCGCAGGATATCATAGAAAGAGAGAAAGATATATACAAGGCTCAGGTAGCAAACAAGCCTCCTCAGGTTGTAGCGAAGATAGTTGAGGGCAAGCTGGATAAGTTTTTCGGCGATATGTGTCTGCTTGAGCAGGCCTTTGTAAAAGACCCGGAACAGAAACTGAAGATAAAAGATATTGTCACTGAGAAGATAGCAAAACTCGGAGAAAATATTGTGATAAGGCGGTTTGTCAGATTCCAACTTGGCGAAAAACAATAG